One Tamlana carrageenivorans genomic region harbors:
- a CDS encoding rhodanese-like domain-containing protein: MEDLTQEEWVERLANDDNAVVLDVRTDAEVAEGIIENAIHIDIYKGQEFVDEIEALDKSKNYYVYCRSGNRSGKACQIMEQLGFENAYNLEGGMLEWTGDVVEK, from the coding sequence ATGGAAGATTTAACACAAGAAGAATGGGTAGAACGATTGGCAAACGACGATAATGCGGTTGTTTTAGATGTAAGAACAGATGCAGAAGTGGCAGAAGGTATTATAGAAAATGCCATTCATATTGATATTTATAAAGGACAAGAATTTGTTGATGAGATTGAAGCTTTAGATAAATCTAAAAACTATTATGTGTATTGCCGTTCAGGTAATCGCTCTGGAAAAGCTTGCCAGATCATGGAGCAGTTAGGTTTTGAAAATGCTTATAACCTTGAAGGAGGTATGTTAGAGTGGACAGGAGATGTAGTTGAAAAATAA
- a CDS encoding pseudouridine synthase, producing the protein METSKTHHRHFIIYKPYGFLSQFKSHDSKQQSKNFLGALHDFPEGIMAIGRLDEKSEGLLLLTTDGKMSDYINSRKVEKEYYAQVDGAISAEAITKMSEGVEIGFNGKKYQTKPCTVFALESIPELPSRSKKIRDERHGPAPWISVTLKEGKFRQVRKMTSVVGHPTLRLVRVRVGDILLHKMQPGDVVEVDDLRV; encoded by the coding sequence ATGGAAACATCTAAAACGCATCATAGGCACTTTATAATTTACAAACCCTACGGTTTTTTGAGTCAGTTTAAAAGTCATGACTCTAAACAACAATCTAAAAATTTCTTGGGTGCGCTTCACGATTTTCCGGAAGGTATTATGGCTATTGGAAGGTTGGATGAGAAGTCGGAAGGCTTGTTATTACTTACCACCGATGGAAAAATGAGTGATTATATAAACAGTCGTAAAGTCGAAAAGGAATATTATGCACAGGTGGACGGCGCCATTTCCGCGGAAGCGATAACAAAAATGAGTGAAGGTGTTGAAATTGGATTTAACGGTAAAAAATACCAAACCAAGCCCTGTACTGTTTTTGCTTTAGAATCCATTCCAGAATTACCCTCGCGATCGAAAAAAATTAGAGACGAACGCCACGGGCCGGCGCCATGGATTTCGGTAACCTTAAAGGAAGGGAAATTTCGTCAAGTTCGTAAAATGACTTCAGTCGTTGGTCATCCCACATTGCGTTTGGTGCGTGTACGTGTAGGCGATATTCTTTTACATAAGATGCAGCCTGGTGATGTTGTTGAGGTTGATGATTTGAGGGTTTAG
- a CDS encoding TlpA family protein disulfide reductase — protein sequence MFNEVMFSFMLMKLNVLFVAILIMASCSKVKKKEDLSERVTNDSVQEKTQVEKFNLEVYDFNGFEKFLNEENDKIHVINFWATWCGPCVKELPYFEKINETYKDKNVEVLLVSLDLPHQYETKLKPFIIDKKIKSRVIALDDPDMNTWIPKVDATWSGSIPATIIYKNNQRAFFEQSFTLESLEKAIKPFLK from the coding sequence ATGTTCAATGAAGTAATGTTTAGTTTTATGCTTATGAAGTTAAATGTGTTATTTGTTGCTATTTTGATAATGGCAAGTTGTTCTAAAGTTAAAAAGAAAGAAGACCTATCAGAAAGGGTTACAAACGATTCTGTTCAGGAGAAAACTCAAGTTGAAAAATTTAACCTGGAGGTTTATGACTTTAACGGTTTTGAGAAGTTTTTAAATGAAGAGAATGATAAAATCCATGTGATAAATTTTTGGGCAACTTGGTGTGGCCCCTGTGTGAAGGAGTTGCCTTATTTTGAAAAAATAAACGAGACGTATAAAGATAAAAATGTAGAAGTTTTATTAGTAAGTTTAGATTTACCTCATCAATATGAAACTAAGCTAAAACCCTTTATAATAGATAAAAAAATAAAATCGAGAGTCATTGCTTTAGATGATCCCGATATGAATACTTGGATTCCAAAAGTAGATGCCACTTGGTCGGGTTCGATTCCAGCCACCATTATTTACAAAAACAATCAAAGGGCCTTTTTTGAGCAATCCTTTACTTTAGAATCGTTGGAAAAAGCGATTAAACCATTTTTAAAATAA
- a CDS encoding anthranilate synthase component I family protein, translating to MKKFSLYTHHKRILTDTITPVTVYYKIRDKYPNSILLESGDYHRSHKNFSYICFNPIASIKVENEVISETYPDGSSTNINITEDVNVVDEVYNFTKRFDVNTDEDFKFINNGIFGYTAYDAVRYFEDIQISKKDDSVTVPDMYYAVYKNIIAINHYKNEAYIFAHCYEDQENNIDAIDKLINTQNFAEYDFSSNGDIQSNLTDDEFRKQVEVAKKHAGRGDVFQLVLSRRFSQAFTGDDFNVYRALRSINPSPYLFYFDYGDFRIFGSSPEAQLVVSDGLAEIHPIAGTFKRTGNDEQDEKLAEKLKADDKENAEHVMLVDLARNDLSRHGSGVKVVTYREVQFFSHVIHLVSKVTGNKHDSTSTMQVVADTFPAGTLSGAPKHMAMQLIEKYEKTSRGYYGGAIGFMDFDGNFNHAIMIRTFLSKNYKLNWQAGAGVVSKSDAESELQEVYNKLGALTKAITLAEEI from the coding sequence ATGAAAAAATTTAGCTTATATACCCATCATAAAAGAATATTAACCGACACGATTACACCGGTTACAGTTTACTATAAAATTCGTGATAAATACCCGAACAGTATTCTTCTGGAAAGCGGTGATTACCATAGAAGTCATAAAAACTTCTCGTACATCTGCTTCAACCCCATTGCAAGCATTAAAGTTGAAAACGAAGTGATTTCTGAAACTTATCCTGACGGAAGTTCTACCAACATCAATATTACTGAAGATGTTAATGTTGTTGATGAGGTTTATAATTTCACCAAGCGTTTTGATGTTAACACCGATGAAGATTTCAAATTTATAAACAACGGCATTTTTGGTTATACCGCTTATGATGCTGTGCGATATTTTGAAGATATTCAAATTAGCAAGAAAGATGATTCGGTAACGGTTCCAGACATGTATTATGCCGTTTACAAGAACATTATCGCTATTAATCACTATAAAAATGAGGCTTATATTTTTGCCCATTGTTATGAAGATCAAGAAAATAATATTGATGCGATTGATAAGCTAATTAATACGCAAAATTTTGCTGAATACGACTTCAGTTCAAACGGTGACATTCAATCTAACTTAACGGATGATGAATTTAGAAAACAAGTTGAAGTCGCTAAAAAACATGCTGGTCGAGGCGACGTTTTTCAACTGGTTTTATCCCGTCGTTTTTCGCAAGCGTTTACGGGCGACGATTTTAATGTGTATCGTGCCCTAAGAAGTATTAATCCTTCACCATACTTGTTCTATTTTGATTATGGGGATTTTAGAATTTTTGGAAGTTCGCCTGAAGCCCAATTAGTAGTTAGCGATGGTTTGGCTGAAATTCACCCCATTGCTGGTACTTTTAAACGTACTGGTAACGATGAACAAGACGAAAAATTAGCAGAAAAATTAAAAGCCGACGATAAAGAAAATGCCGAACATGTGATGCTTGTCGACTTAGCAAGAAACGATTTAAGTCGCCATGGTAGTGGTGTAAAAGTAGTGACGTATCGCGAAGTTCAATTCTTTTCGCATGTCATTCACTTGGTTAGCAAGGTTACTGGAAACAAACACGATAGTACCTCTACCATGCAAGTAGTAGCCGACACCTTTCCGGCCGGTACTTTAAGTGGTGCGCCAAAACATATGGCCATGCAACTTATTGAAAAATATGAAAAAACAAGTCGTGGGTATTATGGTGGAGCGATTGGTTTTATGGATTTCGACGGCAACTTTAATCATGCCATTATGATACGTACCTTTTTAAGTAAAAACTATAAATTAAATTGGCAAGCTGGAGCAGGAGTGGTTTCTAAATCGGATGCCGAAAGCGAATTACAAGAAGTTTATAATAAGCTTGGCGCACTCACAAAAGCGATAACCTTGGCTGAAGAGATTTGA
- a CDS encoding alpha/beta hydrolase: MITKSIPLKVFFIGLIFGYSIISTGQEHDIELWTTPPNAIENKDYQAEFRLNNKGVATGIRKVTQPSLKVFLAKNDNTKTTPAVIICPGGGYQHLSHIKEGEKVAEWLNSIGISAFVLKYRLPSDKIMINKTIGSLQDAQEAMRTVRRQSKAWHINPNKIGVMGFSAGGHLAATLSTHYKDSIYSHDNTSARPDFSILIYPVISMKDDITHQGSRTNLLGENPSPKLINQYSNEDQVTPNTPPTFLIHATNDQSVPVENSINYYLALKENNVHVEMHIYANGGHGFGLGTTGTNVNWPKACEAWLKAQMRNSQP, encoded by the coding sequence ATGATTACAAAATCAATTCCATTAAAAGTATTTTTTATAGGGCTCATTTTTGGTTATTCTATTATTTCAACTGGCCAAGAACACGACATAGAACTTTGGACAACACCTCCAAATGCGATTGAAAATAAAGATTATCAAGCAGAATTTCGATTAAATAATAAAGGTGTTGCTACAGGTATTAGAAAAGTAACCCAGCCAAGTTTAAAGGTTTTTTTAGCTAAAAATGACAATACGAAAACCACCCCAGCTGTTATTATTTGTCCTGGAGGCGGCTACCAACATTTATCTCATATAAAGGAAGGCGAAAAAGTTGCAGAATGGCTTAATTCCATTGGCATTTCAGCATTTGTACTTAAATACAGGTTGCCCAGCGATAAAATCATGATTAATAAAACCATTGGGTCTTTGCAAGACGCTCAAGAAGCCATGAGAACGGTGAGACGCCAATCGAAAGCATGGCACATCAACCCAAACAAAATTGGTGTTATGGGCTTTTCGGCAGGTGGACATCTAGCTGCGACACTATCAACCCATTATAAGGATTCTATTTACAGCCACGACAATACTTCGGCAAGACCAGATTTTTCTATATTAATTTACCCAGTTATATCGATGAAAGATGATATAACCCACCAAGGCTCGAGAACTAACCTACTGGGAGAAAACCCATCGCCAAAATTAATAAACCAATATTCTAATGAAGATCAAGTGACTCCAAACACACCACCCACATTTTTAATTCATGCTACAAATGACCAATCCGTTCCTGTTGAAAACAGTATCAATTACTACTTGGCATTAAAGGAAAATAACGTGCACGTTGAAATGCACATATACGCGAATGGAGGTCATGGTTTCGGACTTGGTACCACAGGCACAAATGTAAATTGGCCTAAAGCCTGTGAAGCTTGGCTTAAAGCTCAAATGAGAAATTCACAACCTTAA
- a CDS encoding thioredoxin family protein, translated as MKKVIKFISGGLLILLVSAFTVTKTLNNGYKIGDVAEDFSLKNIDGKMVSMADYKNAKGFIITFTCNTCPYAVMYEDRIIELNKKYAPKGYPVIAIMPNNVAVKPGDALPEMKKRAEEKGFNFPYLLDEKQSVYPKFGATKTPHMFVLGKTNKGNVVKYIGAIDDNYKDPSAVTTKFVEAAVDALLKGNPVPETETKAIGCSIKV; from the coding sequence ATGAAAAAAGTAATCAAATTTATTTCAGGAGGCTTATTAATTCTCTTAGTAAGTGCTTTTACCGTAACCAAAACGCTAAACAATGGCTATAAAATTGGTGATGTAGCCGAAGATTTTTCGCTAAAAAATATAGACGGTAAAATGGTGTCTATGGCCGATTATAAAAATGCCAAAGGATTTATAATCACATTTACTTGTAATACCTGTCCTTACGCCGTGATGTATGAAGATCGAATTATAGAGTTAAACAAAAAATACGCTCCAAAGGGCTATCCGGTTATAGCCATAATGCCAAATAACGTTGCTGTTAAGCCTGGTGATGCTTTGCCAGAAATGAAAAAACGCGCCGAAGAAAAAGGGTTTAACTTTCCTTATTTATTAGATGAAAAGCAATCGGTATACCCAAAATTTGGTGCTACTAAAACGCCTCATATGTTTGTGTTAGGGAAAACTAATAAGGGTAATGTTGTGAAATATATAGGAGCGATCGACGACAATTATAAAGATCCATCGGCAGTAACCACTAAGTTTGTAGAAGCAGCTGTTGATGCTTTATTGAAAGGTAATCCAGTACCCGAAACAGAAACCAAAGCTATTGGTTGTTCTATAAAAGTATAA
- a CDS encoding RNA polymerase sigma factor, with the protein MNKELEHNFVELLEKHQNIVHKVCRLYTNNYDAHNDLFQEITIQLWKAYPKFRGDAKFSTWMYRVGLNTAITLYRKSKRTINTQDFDGVAFKIKADYYDDTEEQQLKILYQAVHQLNDIEKALVFLYLEDKDYREISETLGISEVNARVKMNRIKTKLKTILNP; encoded by the coding sequence TTGAATAAAGAACTTGAACATAATTTTGTAGAATTACTGGAAAAGCACCAAAATATTGTGCACAAGGTATGCCGTTTATACACCAATAATTATGACGCGCATAACGATTTATTCCAAGAAATTACAATTCAATTATGGAAAGCCTATCCAAAATTTAGAGGCGATGCTAAATTTAGTACTTGGATGTACCGTGTTGGGTTAAATACAGCGATTACCCTCTATAGAAAATCGAAACGCACCATAAACACACAAGATTTTGATGGTGTGGCTTTCAAAATAAAAGCTGATTACTACGACGATACAGAAGAGCAACAATTAAAGATTCTCTACCAAGCCGTACACCAATTAAATGATATTGAAAAAGCATTGGTGTTTTTGTATTTAGAAGACAAAGATTACAGAGAAATAAGTGAAACTTTAGGTATAAGTGAAGTGAATGCCAGAGTGAAGATGAATAGAATTAAAACGAAACTTAAAACCATTTTAAATCCGTAA
- a CDS encoding rhodanese-like domain-containing protein codes for MKYYLIYFLFFISFILGSCKQMTSDDGVLMAAKQFQMDVSHDFVQLIDVRTPEEFDKGHLEHAINIDFKSDNFLNNIEKLNSDKPVYIYCRTGKRSTKSVPYFKKAGFKTIYNLKHGFLGWKSSGLPYKVNN; via the coding sequence ATGAAGTATTATCTCATTTATTTTTTATTTTTTATCAGTTTTATTTTAGGAAGCTGTAAGCAAATGACATCAGACGATGGTGTGCTTATGGCCGCAAAACAATTTCAAATGGATGTGAGTCATGATTTTGTTCAACTTATAGATGTTCGCACGCCTGAAGAATTTGATAAAGGACATTTGGAACATGCTATTAATATTGACTTTAAATCTGATAATTTTTTGAATAATATAGAAAAGCTAAACTCCGATAAACCTGTTTACATTTACTGTCGTACCGGAAAACGAAGCACTAAGAGTGTGCCTTATTTTAAAAAGGCAGGGTTTAAAACCATTTATAATTTAAAGCATGGTTTTTTAGGTTGGAAGTCTAGCGGATTGCCTTATAAAGTTAACAATTAG
- a CDS encoding type IA DNA topoisomerase, giving the protein MKVCIAEKPSVAREIASVLGANTQRDGYYEGNGYAVTYTFGHLCTLKEPNDYKPYWKSWDLNNLPMLPEKFETKVVSNSGIQKQFKIVKSLFDKADLVINCGDAGQEGELIQRWVLNEANYNGEVQRLWISSLTTEAIKEGFENLKPASDYDNLYYAGFSRAIGDWLLGMNATRLYTVKHGGYKQVLSVGRVQTPTLAMVVNRFKEIENFEPQPYWELQTLYRDTLFSYEEGRFLKKADGEALANKVKESDFEIDSITKKKGKEYAPKLFDLTGLQVYCNTKFGFSADETLKIVQALYERKVVTYPRVDTTFLPNDIYPKVPGILQKLTNYAALTQPLLGKKIKKSSRVFNDKKVTDHHAIIPTGMQTNLQYNQQQVYDIIVKRFIAVFYDDCTVSNTTVLGNAAKIVFKTTGKEIIEKGWRVVFENPNAKEKESGILPTFVKGEKGPHEPSFLEKETKPPNQYTEASLLRAMETAGKQVDDEELRDLMKENGIGRPSTRANIIETLFRRKYIKRNKKQVLPTVTGIQLIDTIQNDLLKSAELTGSWEKQLKDIEKGEFSAAAFIRNMKQMVDALVYEVRSETKRANISQFVTVKNREAKVAKQKAAGILNEECPKCKKAKLLKGKTAYGCSGYKAGCDFVLPFSFADKKISEKQWVRLLQKGSTVNLKGFKVDGAAVEGLLRFDDNFKLKLEPKKTSAKATPKPSSDELVCPKCKKGTVLKGKTAYGCSAYKTGCDFKMTFEDVRSAMNGQKPTKALVHQILNGNI; this is encoded by the coding sequence ATGAAAGTCTGTATAGCCGAAAAGCCAAGTGTTGCCAGAGAAATTGCTTCTGTTTTAGGAGCAAATACGCAACGTGATGGTTATTATGAAGGTAACGGTTATGCGGTAACCTATACATTCGGACATTTATGTACGCTTAAAGAACCCAACGATTATAAGCCTTATTGGAAAAGTTGGGATTTAAATAACCTACCGATGCTTCCCGAAAAGTTTGAAACCAAAGTGGTTTCTAATTCAGGAATTCAAAAACAATTTAAGATTGTAAAAAGTTTATTTGATAAAGCCGATTTGGTTATAAACTGTGGCGATGCTGGGCAAGAAGGAGAACTCATTCAACGTTGGGTGCTTAATGAAGCCAATTATAATGGTGAGGTGCAGCGCTTATGGATTTCCTCCTTAACGACCGAAGCTATTAAAGAAGGTTTTGAAAACCTAAAACCCGCTTCCGATTACGATAATTTGTATTATGCAGGATTTTCAAGAGCGATTGGCGATTGGTTGCTGGGTATGAATGCGACGAGATTATACACAGTGAAACACGGTGGTTATAAACAAGTTTTATCGGTTGGTCGTGTGCAAACACCAACTTTGGCGATGGTGGTTAATCGTTTTAAAGAAATTGAAAACTTTGAACCACAGCCCTATTGGGAGCTTCAAACCTTATATCGCGATACACTTTTTAGCTATGAAGAAGGGCGCTTTTTAAAGAAAGCAGATGGCGAAGCTTTAGCTAATAAAGTCAAGGAAAGTGACTTTGAAATTGATTCTATTACCAAAAAGAAAGGTAAAGAATATGCGCCAAAATTATTCGATTTAACCGGGTTGCAGGTGTATTGTAATACCAAATTCGGATTTTCGGCCGATGAAACTTTAAAAATTGTTCAGGCCTTATATGAGCGAAAAGTGGTGACTTATCCTAGAGTGGATACCACGTTTTTACCAAACGATATTTATCCGAAAGTACCTGGAATTCTTCAGAAATTAACCAATTACGCCGCTTTAACACAACCGCTTTTAGGCAAGAAAATTAAAAAATCGTCTCGGGTTTTTAACGATAAGAAAGTAACCGATCATCATGCCATTATTCCAACGGGTATGCAAACCAATTTGCAATACAACCAGCAGCAGGTTTACGATATTATTGTAAAACGATTTATAGCCGTTTTTTATGACGATTGTACGGTTTCGAACACCACCGTTTTAGGAAATGCTGCCAAAATCGTGTTTAAAACCACTGGTAAAGAAATTATAGAAAAAGGTTGGCGTGTTGTTTTTGAAAACCCAAATGCTAAAGAAAAGGAATCGGGTATTTTGCCAACCTTTGTAAAAGGGGAAAAAGGGCCACACGAACCTTCGTTTTTAGAAAAGGAAACCAAGCCGCCAAATCAATATACAGAAGCTTCGCTACTTCGAGCCATGGAAACCGCAGGTAAGCAGGTGGACGACGAAGAATTACGTGATTTAATGAAGGAAAATGGTATTGGACGACCTTCTACTCGAGCCAATATTATTGAAACGCTTTTCAGAAGAAAATATATAAAACGAAATAAAAAACAGGTTCTGCCAACGGTTACAGGCATTCAGTTGATAGATACGATTCAGAATGATTTATTGAAGTCGGCCGAACTTACCGGGTCTTGGGAAAAACAACTCAAAGATATTGAGAAAGGCGAGTTTAGTGCAGCTGCTTTTATTAGAAATATGAAGCAGATGGTTGATGCCTTAGTGTATGAAGTACGAAGCGAAACCAAACGCGCCAATATTTCGCAGTTTGTTACCGTTAAAAATCGTGAGGCTAAAGTGGCTAAGCAAAAGGCTGCGGGAATTTTAAATGAGGAGTGTCCGAAATGTAAAAAAGCAAAGCTTTTAAAGGGAAAAACAGCTTACGGTTGTAGCGGTTATAAAGCTGGATGTGATTTTGTGTTGCCTTTTAGTTTTGCTGATAAAAAAATCTCTGAAAAACAATGGGTTCGCCTGCTTCAAAAAGGCTCAACGGTGAATTTAAAAGGTTTTAAGGTAGATGGTGCTGCGGTTGAAGGTTTGCTGCGTTTTGATGACAACTTCAAATTAAAATTAGAGCCTAAAAAAACTTCAGCGAAAGCGACACCTAAACCAAGTTCAGACGAATTGGTATGTCCGAAATGTAAAAAGGGCACGGTACTAAAAGGCAAAACAGCCTACGGTTGCAGCGCCTACAAAACGGGCTGCGATTTTAAAATGACTTTCGAGGACGTAAGATCTGCTATGAACGGCCAAAAACCTACCAAAGCCTTGGTGCATCAAATATTAAATGGAAACATCTAA
- a CDS encoding anthranilate synthase component II — protein MSKKILVIDNYDSFTYNLVHYLEDLNCDVTVVRNDKLTLEDVAPFDKIVLSPGPGIPDEAGLLKAIIEKYAPTKSIFGVCLGQQAIGEVFGGSLVNLDDVYHGVATPVELCVDDENLFKGLDKNFDVGRYHSWVVNANLPECLEATSFDSNGQVMSLRHKTYDVRGVQYHPESVLTPDGKKILENWVNG, from the coding sequence ATGAGTAAGAAAATATTAGTTATAGATAATTACGACAGTTTCACATATAATTTGGTTCATTATTTAGAAGATTTAAACTGTGATGTAACCGTGGTTAGAAACGATAAATTAACCTTAGAAGATGTAGCCCCTTTTGATAAAATCGTATTATCACCAGGACCTGGAATTCCAGACGAAGCGGGTTTACTAAAAGCCATTATAGAAAAATATGCCCCAACAAAAAGTATTTTTGGGGTTTGTTTAGGACAACAAGCCATCGGCGAAGTTTTTGGAGGTTCTTTAGTAAATTTAGATGATGTTTATCATGGCGTGGCAACACCTGTTGAGCTTTGTGTAGACGATGAAAACCTCTTTAAAGGTTTAGATAAAAATTTTGATGTTGGCCGCTACCACTCATGGGTGGTTAATGCGAATTTACCTGAATGTTTGGAAGCGACTTCTTTCGATTCAAACGGACAAGTCATGTCCTTAAGACATAAAACATATGATGTTAGAGGTGTGCAATATCATCCGGAATCTGTTCTAACACCAGATGGTAAGAAGATTTTAGAAAATTGGGTTAATGGTTAA
- a CDS encoding IS256 family transposase produces the protein MNSDLEKQLDALIGKISNKEDFDQVKEQLLKRGIESLLKAEMTAHLGFQKGGSVIENNQRNGFSEKTIKTHNGEQRIKIPRDRQASFEPVIVPKHQSISQELEDCIQLLYAKGMSNSDIIDFIESTYGVQYSTSQVSIITNQLLEDIKQWQNRPLEDVYPIVWIDAIHYKIRQEGKVISKACMIVLGVNTEGQQDILSMSIVETEKAAAWMSILDDLRSRGVKDIFFLCSDNLSGLDKAVEAIFPGSIRQICIVHQIRNSLKYVSYKDRKSIMVDIKAIYQADNEKFALEAFEVFKQNWEDKYLSAVQSWENNWDNLTAFLNYPKEIRKLIYTTNIIESFNASLRKYTRNKKVFPHDDAALKSIYLAAQSISKKWKKTRFKWGQIYNQLYICFPNRL, from the coding sequence ATGAACTCAGACTTAGAAAAACAATTAGACGCCTTGATCGGCAAAATCAGCAACAAGGAGGACTTTGACCAGGTCAAGGAACAGTTGCTTAAACGTGGTATTGAATCACTTTTAAAAGCAGAAATGACTGCCCACTTAGGGTTTCAAAAAGGAGGTTCTGTAATTGAGAACAACCAGCGCAATGGTTTCTCAGAGAAAACTATCAAGACTCATAACGGCGAACAACGCATCAAAATCCCCAGAGATCGTCAAGCGAGCTTTGAGCCTGTTATTGTCCCCAAACATCAATCGATTAGTCAAGAATTAGAAGATTGTATTCAACTGCTTTACGCCAAAGGTATGAGCAATAGCGATATTATTGATTTTATTGAAAGTACCTATGGAGTGCAGTATTCCACATCACAGGTATCCATTATCACCAATCAATTATTGGAAGACATCAAACAATGGCAGAATAGACCTTTAGAAGACGTATATCCCATTGTCTGGATAGATGCTATTCATTATAAAATACGTCAAGAAGGCAAGGTAATATCTAAAGCCTGTATGATAGTTTTAGGGGTGAATACCGAAGGGCAACAAGATATTTTGAGCATGAGTATTGTGGAGACAGAAAAGGCAGCTGCTTGGATGTCCATTTTAGACGATCTGCGCTCTAGAGGCGTAAAAGATATCTTCTTTCTGTGTTCGGATAACCTCTCTGGATTAGATAAAGCTGTAGAAGCTATTTTTCCAGGTAGTATACGTCAAATATGTATCGTACATCAAATTAGAAACTCTTTAAAATATGTGAGCTATAAGGACCGTAAATCAATAATGGTCGATATTAAAGCTATTTATCAAGCCGATAATGAGAAATTCGCTTTAGAGGCTTTCGAAGTCTTTAAACAAAATTGGGAAGATAAATACCTCTCTGCCGTACAGTCTTGGGAAAACAATTGGGATAATTTGACCGCGTTTTTAAACTACCCAAAAGAGATTAGAAAACTTATATATACTACCAATATCATTGAGAGTTTTAATGCCAGTTTAAGAAAATATACACGCAACAAAAAAGTCTTTCCTCATGATGATGCAGCACTGAAATCCATATATTTAGCAGCTCAAAGCATCAGCAAAAAATGGAAGAAAACACGATTTAAATGGGGCCAAATTTACAATCAATTGTATATTTGTTTTCCAAACAGGTTATAA
- a CDS encoding IS4 family transposase, whose product MNKSKNFSGHPIIKQVLNFILPKDVHRTAKKHNSDRYTKKFTTYEHLATMVFTVISGCSSLREVSSIMLACEGKINHLGLTDFPKRSTLSDANRRRSSEVFADIYHLLYKRYHRFLSDSRPLEPAVKNLKIVDSSTIPLFSDILKGVGRNPLNGKKKGGIKMHTMINAMEDVPCLIKFSSAATHDHTFLKDLELKKGSYVVFDKGYVDYEQYQKWTLEDVYFVTRQKDNARYTSLEEFDISNKVDDAVLKDEKIGLTDKNGNAFSLRRIAFWHEKHQKVYEFITNNYDLDADKIADIYKNRWQIETMFKRLKQNFPLKYFLGDNQNAIEIQIWVSLIIQLIMLVIQRKAQRNWAYSNMMSVIRYHLMTYIDLFKFLKNPEANWEEITTKNIGQLSLFDP is encoded by the coding sequence ATGAATAAAAGTAAAAACTTTAGCGGACACCCCATAATCAAACAGGTATTAAATTTCATTTTGCCCAAAGATGTTCATCGGACAGCCAAAAAGCACAACAGCGATCGCTATACCAAAAAGTTTACCACCTATGAGCATTTGGCCACTATGGTATTTACCGTGATCAGTGGCTGTAGCTCACTTCGTGAGGTTTCCAGTATTATGCTTGCCTGCGAGGGAAAGATCAACCATCTAGGACTCACGGACTTTCCAAAACGCAGTACCTTGTCAGATGCTAACAGGAGAAGAAGCTCTGAAGTATTTGCCGATATTTATCATTTACTCTACAAACGTTACCATCGCTTTTTATCGGACAGCAGACCCTTAGAACCTGCAGTGAAGAACCTTAAAATCGTTGATTCCTCGACCATCCCCCTATTTAGCGACATTCTTAAAGGTGTAGGAAGGAACCCGCTCAACGGCAAAAAGAAAGGAGGTATCAAGATGCATACTATGATAAACGCCATGGAAGACGTTCCTTGTCTGATTAAGTTTTCAAGCGCGGCCACGCACGACCACACCTTTTTAAAAGACCTGGAACTCAAGAAGGGCTCTTATGTGGTTTTTGACAAAGGGTATGTGGATTATGAGCAATACCAAAAATGGACACTGGAAGATGTTTACTTTGTGACTCGGCAAAAGGACAATGCTCGCTATACAAGCCTTGAAGAGTTTGATATCTCCAATAAAGTGGACGATGCTGTCTTAAAGGACGAAAAAATAGGGCTTACGGACAAAAACGGCAATGCTTTTTCCCTGAGGAGAATCGCTTTTTGGCACGAAAAGCACCAAAAAGTTTATGAGTTCATCACTAATAATTATGATCTTGACGCAGACAAAATAGCCGACATCTATAAAAATAGGTGGCAGATTGAGACGATGTTCAAGCGGCTTAAACAGAACTTTCCGCTAAAGTATTTTTTGGGAGACAATCAAAATGCCATCGAAATACAAATCTGGGTCAGTTTGATAATCCAGCTCATTATGCTTGTGATCCAAAGAAAAGCCCAAAGAAACTGGGCTTATTCCAATATGATGTCCGTCATACGATACCATTTGATGACATATATCGATTTGTTCAAATTCCTGAAAAACCCAGAAGCTAATTGGGAAGAGATTACAACCAAAAACATTGGGCAATTAAGCCTTTTTGACCCATAA